GCCTTTTCGACCGTTTTGGCCAGCATGTTTTCCACCATTGCCTGACGCAACGAAGCGCGAATGCTTTCTTCCGGCGCGCCGAGCATGACATTTTCAATGACGTTCGTATGATTCATGTCGTCATTGATGTCCATCTGACTGCCTCGCAGCGAAAGCTTCGGTATCTTATGCGCCACGATCGTGTCCATATCATCTGTTGTCAGGATGTGTTCCAGCGGGAAAACGGTTTCTCCCGTCTCCGGATCGACAACCTCTCTGGCCAGGACACGGCCGATCAATTTTTCTCGCAAAAGCGCCACCGCCTGGCGGCAGGAGCCGGCCAAGCGCGCCCGTTCCCGAACCAGATCAAGTCCGAACACGTCACAATCGTCTTCACGCACAATGACGTCTTGCGACACGTCGACCAGCCGCCGTGTCAAGTAACCGGAGTCCGCCGTACGCAGAGCCGTATCGGCCAACCCCTTGCGCGCGCCGTGACTGGATGTAAAGTAATCCAATACGGACAGCCCTTCGCGGAAGTTCGCTTTGATCGGCAGATCGATAATACGACCGGACGGGTCGGCCATCAGGCCTCGCATGCCGGCAACCTGACGAATCTGCTGTTTATTACCGCGGGCACCGGAATCGGCCATCATAAAGATTGAATTAAAGGAATCCATATTATCCATCATGGCTTCCGTAACGTCATCAGTTGCCTTTTCCCAGAGGGAAATGGTCTTACGATACCGTTCGTCTTCCGTAATCAGGCCGCGCATAAACATTTTATTGACATTTTGTACCTGCGCATCGGCCGTGTCAAGAATCGCCTTCTTTTCGGACGGCACCTGGATATCCGAAATGGCAATGGACATACCGGCCTGTCGTGCATAGTGATAGCCGATATTCTTAATGCGGTCGAGCAGTTCTGCCGTATCCGTGTTGCCGACGAGATGGAAACAGGCATCGACAAGCTTACCGATCTGCTTTTTATTCATTAAGACGCCGAGGCAGTCGACGGCGACATATTCTTTGCCCTCTTTAAAAGCCGCGACAGCCGCGCTGTCAACCTTACGGGGCGGCAACGGACGCGTTGCGAGAAGATCGACGCCGAACGTTTCCTTAAGTTCGGCAAAGCCGTAATCAAGGACACGGCCGTCTTCGTTTTTGATCTTAATCAAATGATCCGACGTAATCAGATTATTTTCGTAAGCAAACAGCGTATCCGCCGGATCGGAGAACACCATAACCTGATCCGTGTGATAGAGGCGAAGTTCCTTATACAACTGATAATTGTACAGCAGGCGGCCGGCCGTCGTTTCAATCAACCCGTGCTCGGGAATGCGCACCTTGATCAACGCGTCAATATCGATAGCCTTGGCATCATAAGCCAACATGACTTCATCATAGTTGGCAAAGAGTTTTCCTTCACCGACGGCGCCGGGCTTGACCAGCGTCAAATAATAGGCGCCGAGAACCATATCCTGCGTCGGTACGGCAACCGGTTTGCCGTCTTTCGGAGCAAGGATATTGTGCGCCGAAAGCATCAACGTCCGCGCTTCGGACTGCGCTTCAACAGAAAGCGGCAAATGGCACGCCATTTGGTCGCCGTCAAAGTCGGCATTGTACGCCGTACAAACCAACGGGTGGAGTTTAATGGCGCGTCCTTCCCAGAGAATCGGTTCAAAAGCCTGGATCCCCAGTCGATGCAACGTCGGCGCACGATTCAGCAGAACCGGATGCTCTTTGATAACGCCTTCCAATACATCCCAAACTTCATTCGTTACGCGTTCTACTTTCTTTTTGGCATTCTTGATATTTGTAGCCAAACCCTTTTCCACCAGTTTTTTCATGACAAAAGGTTTGAACAGTTCCAATGCCATTTCCTTCGGCAAGCCGCACTGGTGCATTTTCAATTCCGGCCCGACAACGATAACGGAACGGCCTGAATAGTCGACACGTTTTCCCAGTAAGTTCTGACGGAAACGGCCCTGCTTCCCTTTGAGCATATCTGACAAGGACTTCAAGGCTCTGTTGCCGGGGCCCGTAACGGGGCGGCCGCGACGGCCGTTATCAATCAAAGCGTCAACGGCTTCTTGAAGCATTCTCTTTTCATTGCGCACGATAATATCCGGCGCTCCCAGTTCCAAAAGACGGCTCAAGCGATTGTTGCGATTGATGACACGGCGGTATAAATCATTCAGGTCGGACGTCGCAAAACGCCCGCCGTCGAGCTGCACCATCGGACGAAGTTCAGGAGGAATGACAGGAATCACATCCATAACCATCCACTCCGGCTTATTGCCGGAATGCCGGAACGCTTCGACGACTTCCAAACGCCGAATAGCGCGTACACGGCGTTGGCCCGATGAATCACGCAATTCTTCGCGCAGCTCTTTGTTCAGTTCTTCCAAATCGAGTTCCTGCAGCAACTCTTTTACGGCTGCGGCGCCCATGCCGACACGGAATTTTTCGCCATACATATCGAGATATTGACGATACTCCGTTTCCGTCAGCAGCTGCTTCTTCGCCAACGGCGTATCGCCAGGGTCAAGAACGACGTACGAAGCAAAATAGAGTACTTTTTCCAAGGACCGGGGCGAAATATCCAAGATCAGCCCCATACGGCTCGGAATGCCCTTAAAATACCAAATATGCGAAACAGGCGTTGCCAACTGAATGTGTCCCATCCGTTCGCGGCGAACTTTGGCGCGGGTAACTTCAACGCCGCAACGATCACAGACGACACCTTTATAGCGAATGCGTTTATATTTACCGCAATGGCATTCCCAGTCTTTAGTTGGCCCGAAGATACGTTCACAAAAGAGACCGTCCCGTTCCGGTTTCAACGTACGGTAATTGATCGTTTCCGGCTTCTTTACCTCTCCGTGCGACCATTCCAGAATTTTCTCCGGCGAAGCCAGACCGATTCGCATGGAATCAAATTCATTCACATCCAGCACTAATACCGCTCCCTTCTCAATTCCTGCACTTAGTCATCTTCATTCTCACCGGTTCCGTCAGCAGTGATATCATCGTAGTTCATGGCGATCAAATCATCTTCGCCGCCGTTATTGATCGGTTCCGCCTCTTCATCGGCAGTTTCTCCGATGTCGGCAGCCATCGGATCGACACTGACATCCCCTTCCATGACATGACGCAGGTCATCATTCTGTTCCGGTTCCATATCATCTTCATCGTCCAATTCCTTAATAACGACTTCTTCACTGTCTTCATTAAGAATTTGCACGTCCAAGCCGATGGCCTGCAATTCTTTGAGGAGGACCTTAAAGGATTCAGGGACGCCAGGTTCCGGTATATTTTCACCTTTAACAATCTTTTCATAGGCCTTGACACGACCGACAACATCGTCAGATTTCACGGTCAACATTTCCTGTAATGTATACGCTGCGCCGTACGCTTCCAGCGCCCAAACTTCCATTTCCCCGAAACGCTGGCCGCCGAATTGCGCCTTGCCCCCAAGAGGCTGCTGCGTGACCAGGGAGTACGGACCTGTCGAACGGGCGTGGATCTTATCGTCGACAAGATGATGCAGCTTCAGGAAGTACGTGTAGCCGACGGTAACGCGACGATCCATCGGTTCTCCCGTGCGGCCGTCATAAAGCACGGATTTACCGTCATCAGGAAGGCTGGCAATGCGCAGCGCTTCAAAGACATCTTCCGCACTGGCGCCGTCAAATACAGGCGTGGCAATGTGAATCCCTGCCTGATCCGGCTGCGGCATACCGTAAGTGTCGAAGTCATAGCCGGCCGCGCCGAGTCGTTTTTTCAATTCTTCCCGAAGCTTTTCATCGGGGTTCATGATCTGCAGGCCGATTTCGTGCATAGCCCATCCCAGATGCGTCTCCAGGATCTGCCCGATATTCATACGAGACGGTACGCCCAAAGGGTTCAAGACGATCTGAACCGGTGTGCCGTCCGGCAAAAACGGCATGTCTTCTTGCCGCATAACACGGGATACAACGCCTTTATTGCCATGGCGGCCCGACATTTTGTCACCTTCATGAATCTTCCGCTTCTGTGCAATGTAGACGCGGACCAGGTGATTAACTCCCGGCGGCAGTTCGTCGTTGTTTTCACGAGAAAAGACGCGAACGTCGACGATCTTGCCCGATTCACCGTGCGGCACACGGAGCGACGTGTCGCGGACTTCCCGTTCTTTATCACCGAAAATAGCCCGCAAAAGCCGTTCTTCCGGTGTCAGTTCCGTCTCCCCTTTCGGCGTTACCTTTCCGACGAGAACATCACCGGGGTACACATCGGCACCGATCATGATGATCCCCTGTTCGTCAAGATTTTTTGTGCTGTCTTCACTGACATTCGGAATTTCGCGGGTAATTTCTTCGGCGCCTAATTTGGTATCGCGGGCATCACATTCGTATTCTTCAATATGAATGGACGTATACAAGTCATTTTTCGGCAAATATTCGCTGAGCAGAACGGCATCTTCATAATTATACCCTTCCCAAGGCATATACGCGACGAGAATGTTATAACCGAGCGCCAATTCGCCGCCATCAGTCGCCATGCCGTCGGCAAGGACCTGACCGGCTTCAACGCGTTCCCCTTTATAGACCAACGGATGCTGATTAATACACGTGCTCTGGTTGGAACGCATGAATTTGATCAGCTTGTACGTATCGCGTTCGCCGGTATCGGCAGTAACGACAATCTCATCGGCCGTAACACGGCTGATGACCCCGGCATGTTTAGCCAGAATGCAGACCCCTGAATCGCAAGCCGCCTTATATTCCATACCGGTACCGACAAGGGGCGCCTGCGTACGCAGCAACGGCACAGCTTGCCGCTGCATGTTCGCGCCCATGAGCGCACGGTTGGCGTCATCGTTTTCCAGGAACGGAATCATCGACGTACCGACGGACACGACTTCTTTCGGCGATACGTCCATAAAATCGACATGATCGCGACGTACTTCCAAAACTGCTTCACCGTGACGGCAGGCAACGCGTTCGTTGGCAAAAAGGCCGTCCTCCGTCAGCGGTTCGTTGGCCTGCGCAATAATATATTGTTCTTCTTCATCGGCCGTAATGTAATGCACGTCATTCGTGACCACATGCGTCTCTTTGTCGACACGGCGGTACGGCGCTTCAATAAAGCCGAACTCATTGACCTTGCCAAAGCAGGCCAGAGAAGAAATCAGGCCGATATTGGGGCCTTCCGGCGTTTCTACAGGGCACATGCGACCGTAGTGCGAATGATGCACGTCACGGACTTCGAAGCCAGCACGTTCACGCGATAAGCCGCCGGGCCCGAGCGCGCTGAGACGGCGCTTATGGGTCAATTCCGCCAAGGGATTGGTCTGGTCCATAAACTGCGACAGCTGGCTGGAACCGAAAAACTCCTTGATCGCGGCGACGACGGGACGGATATTGATCAGTACCTGCGGCGTAATAGCTTCCGTGTCCTGCACGGTCATGCGTTCGCGGACAACGCGTTCCATTCGCGTCAAACCGATGCGGAACTGGTTTTGCAACAATTCACCGACGCAGCGAAGACGACGATTTCCTAAATGATCAATGTCGTCGACGTTACCGAATCCGTCCATTAAATTCAGCAGATAATCAATATTGGCGATAATATCTTCACGGGTAATCGTCCGATGTCCGTAAGGCAAATTACTGTTGTTGCAAATAATTTTATACGTCGAGCCGTCCTGTTTTTCAACGAAAGCGGAAACTAAGCCGTCACCGGAAAAAACGCCGCTATCTTTAATTTTCTGTACTTCGGCGGCGCCAATTTCCGTATGAGCATCGACAATCACCTCGCCGGTTTCGGCATTGACGATCGGTTCATGCAAGGTCAGACCGAACAGGCGGCGTTCCCAGCCGAGTTTCTTGCCGGCCTTATAGCGCCCGACACGGGCCATGTCATAACGGCGGGCATCGAAGAAAAGACCTTCGAAGAGGTTACGCGCGCTTTCCACTGTCGGCGGTTCTCCGGGACGCAGTTTTTTATAAATTTCCACTAAAGCTTCATCCTGCGACTCTGTCGTATCCTTCTCAAACGTCGCCATGAGCCGCTTATCATCGTAAAAGAGATCCAATATATCGGCATTCGTTCCCCAGCCCAGAGCGCGGATCAATACGGTCGCCGGAATCTTGCGGTTCCTGTCGATACGGGCATAAACGATATCATTGGCATCGGTTTCCAATTCGATCCAGGCACCGCGATTCGGAATAATCGTGGAACTGTAAAGCCGGATACCCATGGGGTCTATTTCACGGCCGTAATAAACACCTGGCGAGCGGACAAGCTGACTGACGATAACACGTTCGGCGCCGTTGATGATAAACGTGCCCGTATCGGTAATCAGCGGGAAATCGCCCATGAACACTTCTTGTTCCTTAATTTCGCCCGTTTCATGATTCACCAGGCGAATTTGGACGCGCAGCGGTGCCGAATATGTCGTATCCCGTGCTTTGCACTCACGAATGTCATATTTCGGTTCGCCCAATTTGAAGTCTTCAAAGGACAACGACAAGTTACCAGACGCATCTTCAATCGGTGAGATATCCTTAAAAATATCCTTCAGTCCCTTTTCCAGGAACCATTCGTAAGATTTGATCTGCAAATCCAACAAATGCGGCATCTTCAAGACTTCGTTGATCTTGGCGTACGTGTATCGAGTCCGTTTCCCTACTTGCACAGGTTTGAACATGCTGTTACTTCACCCCTTATAAATATAAACCATCATACAGTGTGACAACTGCAGACATAAAGCGACAAAAAAGCAAGGCTCTGTCAAAACGTGAACCTTGCTTAATTTTTTCTTGACGGAAGTGCTTCCTCCCTGTATATGCACACTCTACTGGACATTCTGCAATGAGTTATTATAGCACAGCATTTATGCTCCGTCAACAATATTTTATGCGATTGTACTTGACTTTTTATTCAATTCGTGCCAACGTATAGTTTTTCTTTCCTTTACGAACGATAACGAATTTGCCGTCCGAATTCTTATGAGGCGCGACGGTTTCGTCAAGGGACGTGATTTTGTTGCCGTTAATCGTAATCGCCCCATTCTGCACATCTTCGCGGGCCTGTCGTTTCGATTTACAAATGGCTGAATCGACAAGCCAGTCGACAACGTTCTTTTCATCGGCACTGACAGTGACAGTCGGCATCTTGCCGAAGGCCTGTTCCAGTTCGCCGCAAGACAGATCGGCAATGCTGCCGTGGTAGAGCGCTTCCGTAATATGCTGCGCTTCTTTCAGTGCTGCCGCACTGTGAACGAAGGTCGTTACCTCTTCCGCCAGACGGCGCTGCGCCAACCGCTTTTCCGGTTCCTTTTCAACGGCCGCCGCCAAGCTGTCGATTTCTTCTTTCGACAGGAAGGTAAAGTATTTCAAGTATTTCACAACGTCGGCGTCATCCTGGTTCAGCCAGAATTGATAAAATTCGAAGGGCGACGTCTTTTCCGGATCGAGCCAAATCGCTCCGCCTGCCGTCTTGCCGAATTTCGTGCCGTCCGCTTTCAGCATCAGCGGGATCGTCAAGGCAAAGGCCTTGGCTTCCGGCCCGTGAATGCGGCGGATCATATCGATACCGGCCGTAATATTGCCCCACTGATCGGCGCCGCCGATCTGCAGCTGTACATCATTGGCCGTAAAGAGATGATCAAAGTCGACGGACTGCAAGATCTGATAGGTGAATTCCGTAAAGGAGATACCCGCTTCCAAACGGCTGGCTACGACTTCCTTCGAGAGCATGACATTGACGCTGAAAAGTTTGCCGTAATCGCGCAGAAAACCGAGGAGATCGATTTTCGAGAGCCAGTCGTAGTTATTGACGATAGATATATTGGAATCTTCGCCGAACAGATGAATGAACTGAGCCTTCAATTTTTCGCCGTTTGCTTGAATCTTTTCCAAGCTCTGCAGCTGCCGTTCCGTCTTTCTGCCGCTGGGATCGCCGATCGCCCCTGTCCCGACACCTAAGACGATATACGGATGATGACCGGCCAGCTGAAACCGCTTCAGCATCATAAAAGGAATCAAGTGACCGATATGCATGCTGTCGCCGGTCGGGTCAACACCGCAATACAGTGAAACGCTTTTTTCCTCCGTCAATTGCCGTAACCCTTCTTCGTCGCTCATCTGGTTGACCGCGCCGCGCCAAGCCAATTCATCAATAATATTCATAGGTCAAACGCTCCTTTACAGATCAGTAAACTTTACTTAGTTATTGAACATATTATATATAATACTGTTTCCATCGTCAAACCAGTAAACAGACTGCCGACGGCAGCAGCCGACAGTCATGGCCGCAGATTATTCAACGCAATGGTTAACGCGGTCAGAACGCAGCCGACGTCCCTTTTCTCTTCTTGTGAGGTCGGCAATAACGGGAATGGCGGCCGCCGCAAAGGCTGCATATCCCCGTTGATTGGGATGCACACCATCGGCGTACAATCCCTTGCTGCCTGCTAACACGGCGGCAAAATCAACGATTCCCAAGCCCCGTCTGCCGCCTTCTTCTTTGATCCACCGACCATATGCAGTCAGCGCCGCCTGATGAGCCGCAACGGCTGCCGGCGCTTGCCAGCCGAAGTAAACGCTTTCCGCCAAAGTCAGCGGCGGAATCCCGACGATAAGCGGCAATGCCCTGGCCTGCACCATGTCTATCATGGCCAGCATATGTTTTTCTGTCTCTGTCAAAGCAATATCCTGCAACACATCGTTGGAACCGCCCATCAGAAAAACGGCGCCAGGCAGTTCTGCCAATGCAGCCGGAAGTCGCAGTCGAATATCCTGCGTCGTTTCGCCGCAGACACCGCGGTTGGCGACAGTCAGACCCAAATGCCGTGCAACCAGAGCCGGCCAACTGTCAGCCGGTACTCCGGGATAGCCGTAGGTCAGACTGTCGCCAAGACATAGAAGATCCATTCTTCTCCCTCTCTTTTGCGCAAAAAGGCAGGACTGCCGTACGGCCCCCTGCCCAAAAACTATGCATACTGTTTCAGATCCTGCAGCGCCGCTTCCGTAGAAAGCCAGGTAGACGGCATCCGATAACCGGCCTTTTCCAGATCACGCTGACAGGCAAAGACTTGGGGAATCGCACGTTTATAAACGTCGTGCTCATACATGTACCGCAAGGTCGTTTCCAAATCGCCGTCACAAAGAAGCTTTCCTTCGTGCAGAAGAGCCAATCGATTGGCATACGGCAAAACCGCTTCCAACGTATGCTCGACGACGATGACCGTATGCCCGTACGTTGCGTTCAAATCGTGGATCAGTTCATAGAAAGCATGCGTTCCTTCCGGATCCAACGCCGACGTCGGTTCATCAAAGATGAGTATTTCCGGATTCGTCGCCAACACGCCGGCAATAACGAGACGCTGCCGCTGACCGCCGGAAAGATTCGTCAGCAGGCGCTTGCGATAATCACTGAGTCCCACTTTAGCCAGCGATTCCGTAATAGCCGCTTCGATTTTTTCCGGCGCTTCCCCTTTATTCTCCAGACTGAAGGCAATTTCTTCCTCGACAGTCATGGAAACGAGCTGGCTGTCATAATCGTCGAGCATCGTGCCGACGCTGCCTGCCAATTCGGAAATCGTCGTCTGTGTCGTCGCTTTTCCTTTTACATAGACCATCCCTTTCATGACACCGCCGAAATAGTGCGGTATTGCGCCGGTAAGGGCCATGCAGAGCGAACTTTTGCCGCTGCCGCTCTCCCCGGTAAGGACGAGAAAGTCGCCTTTTTGTACTGTCAGGCTCACGTCCTGCAGCACAGGCTTCTTCCGCTTATTATAAATATACGTCAAATGTTCAACAGACAGCAAGGCATCCGAAGCGGGCTGCAAGTCATACTCGCTGTGATCGGACGTGACCGTCCGCTCTTCAAGAGAATCCAAATAACCGCGGGAAACGAACAGCCGCAACGCCGGAAAGTACATAAGCGGCGTGACGACAGCATTTAGAAGACCGATAACAGCCACTAGCGGAAGCATCCCCGTGAGATATACGACAGTCGGCAGGTTCATGACGAATTTCAGTATTGTGACAAAAGCGCCGCCGCTGAGACAGGTGGCAATGAACCCGGTCAGCACAGGCAAACAGGAATGGCCCTTAAATTTAATGAACGAAAAATTTTTGACAACAACGGCACAAGCCACCGCCCCTATCGGTTCACTGATCAGATTGCCGTAAGGAAATCCCGATTTCGAGGTCAGGACATTGACGAGCGCGGCAACAAGGCCGATGCCGACGGCCTGTTTGTATGACGGCTTGGTCAGACAAATGGCAACGCAATACGTTGCGATCGTCCAGTTCGGCGTAATGCCGGCCACACTGGGAGATACGAGATGAAGGATCGTGCCGATGGCCAGCATCAAAGTCGTGATCGTGATCCAGCGAAATTGCCCTCCCTGCCGGTGATGAAATTCCAAAGCAGCAATATTCTCTACCTTTTTCACTGTGCTTCCCCCTTACGCCATAAGGCCGTTGATGCGGCTGTATACCAATATAATGCTGATGACGATCATGCCAAGAATCAACAACCGGTCGGTTCCCTTCGGCTTGACATTGGCCACAAAGCTGTGTTCACTGCTGCCAAACGCCCGCAGTTCCAAACTGAGCGCCATCGTTTCCGACCGCCCCAGCGATTTCAGCATGAGCGGCTGAATGACGGACATATAGTTTTTCAACTTTTTAAAAATATTCCCCTTGGTAGATAAGCCGCGACAGGCCTGCGCCTCCTGCACCGCCTTGCTTTCGGCAATGAAATCGGGCACGAAACGCAGCGCGGCCGTAAACATAAAAGCATATTCATAGGGGATTCTGATCTGCTTGACCAGCGCCGCCGTCAAATCCTGCAAGCGCGTCGTTGTCAACAAGATAATAAAGACGACGGTCATCGCCAGCATGCGCAGCCCCGTAACGTACGCGGAGGTAACGGAACCGCCGCCAAGAAGCTGCACGAGACCGAGAAACACGGCAAAGATACAAAGACTGAACAATGCTTTGCCATTACGGCCGAAAGTACCGCAGCTCGCCAATATCGCCACTTCAACGAGCACCAGAATGACCAGCGGCAGCGGCTGATACAGGACTAAAGCCCAGAATGAAAATGCCAGCGTCCCCGTTAATTTCGTCAAAGGCACCAATTTTTTCAACATGCTTTTTCCCCTCCCAATCGCTTCAGCAACGCATCCTTAAAGGCATCCATCGTCGCACAGTAGGGCATGCCCGGCAGGGCCAGCGAAAGCGTTACCGCTTCCGGCCTGGCCAGGCCCAAATCATACAGATCGTCACGCCGCGTAAACAATTCTTCCGGCGTACCGTCAAAGACCTTGGTTTTCCTGCCGATAACCAGGACGCGGTGACAGTATGCCGCCAATATGTCCATATCATGCGTGATCAGGAGGATCGTAATCCCCTGCCGGTTTAATGCCGTCAACAACTGCATGAGCCGGTCCTTGTCGGCGCTGTCCTGCCCGCTCGTCGGTTCATCAAGGATAATATAGTTCGTTTTCATGGCGAGCGCCGACGCAATGGCTACCCGCTGCTTTTCACCGCGATTCAGATTCGGCGGATACGACTCGGCCAGAGTCGTCAGATTTGTTGCCGCCAGAGCGGCGGCAACCGCCTCCCGCACCGCCTCACCCCGCAACCCCAGCTGCTGAGGCCCGTAAGCTACTTCGGCGGCTACGGTAGCGCGAAACATTTGCCGCTCCGGCCGTTGGAAGACATACCCCATGTAACGGCTGCGCTGCGCCGCATCGGCA
This Megasphaera vaginalis (ex Bordigoni et al. 2020) DNA region includes the following protein-coding sequences:
- a CDS encoding energy-coupling factor transporter transmembrane component T, coding for MKKLVPLTKLTGTLAFSFWALVLYQPLPLVILVLVEVAILASCGTFGRNGKALFSLCIFAVFLGLVQLLGGGSVTSAYVTGLRMLAMTVVFIILLTTTRLQDLTAALVKQIRIPYEYAFMFTAALRFVPDFIAESKAVQEAQACRGLSTKGNIFKKLKNYMSVIQPLMLKSLGRSETMALSLELRAFGSSEHSFVANVKPKGTDRLLILGMIVISIILVYSRINGLMA
- a CDS encoding energy-coupling factor ABC transporter ATP-binding protein — translated: MLEMRDVSFSYDNTATVLEHIDLQIGTGEFIGLGGRNGCGKTTVTRLLMGLEKPTTGKICLDGKDITAADAAQRSRYMGYVFQRPERQMFRATVAAEVAYGPQQLGLRGEAVREAVAAALAATNLTTLAESYPPNLNRGEKQRVAIASALAMKTNYIILDEPTSGQDSADKDRLMQLLTALNRQGITILLITHDMDILAAYCHRVLVIGRKTKVFDGTPEELFTRRDDLYDLGLARPEAVTLSLALPGMPYCATMDAFKDALLKRLGGEKAC